From Uloborus diversus isolate 005 chromosome 8, Udiv.v.3.1, whole genome shotgun sequence, a single genomic window includes:
- the LOC129228047 gene encoding serine/threonine-protein kinase B-raf-like isoform X2, with protein sequence MKNRDCLWKKWLKNIRSMIRLTKGNLEALNARFAEYQHPPSMYITEYEDLTSKLNEFQIQEQRLLEQIGNNCDGRDSPEYLDDGDSFLAGMQLPSNNQVNFSSCTTADTSPRISPRSPLKSVVRAFLPNQQRTTVQVRPGQTVRDALFKAMRRRKLTPDMCVVYRCNGKMRVNWDDDISTLEGEEITVEIRERIPITTSISHNFVRKTFFTLAFCECCRRLLFHGFRCQTCGYRFHQRCANGVPTLCQPLRVENNYYRYLLAGASGPQQPQEYATLPNQYLYPQPPATSPPQAVPRPHPPPLGQRERSTSAPNVCYNMVNQTDLTLEEFSSRLRAQGSQGTAGLVPYCQSAATIVSYSPSSSPTRTQSAQGSPTNSHKPWRPRARSADESTRKIRPPRESIEDWEIPANEIQTEHRIGAGSFGTVHKGHWHGPVALKKLNVTNPTPAQLQAFKNEVAVLRKTRHVNILLFMGYVSQPQLTIVTQWCEGSTLYKHLHVHEHKFEMLDLIDIARQTAQGMDYLHAKNIIHRDLKSNNIFLHEDLTTVKIGDFGLATVKTRWSGSQQFHQPTGSILWMAPEVIRMKDLNPYSFQSDVYAFGIVLYELIAGQLPYSHINNKDQILFMVGHGYLIPDLRNTRSDTPKALNRLIEDCIKFNRDERPLFRQILASLESLARSLPKIHRSASEPTLNRTHLQSEDFLYICASPKTPINSQFGAFSFFSAANNI encoded by the exons ATGAAAAATCGGGACTGCTTATGGAAGAAGTGG TTAAAGAACATCAGAAGTATGATAAGATTAACAAAAGGAAATTTAGAAGCTTTAAATGCAAGATTTGCTGAATATCAACACCCCCCATCTATGTATATAAct GAATATGAAGATCTGACGAGCAAACTGAATGAATTTCAGATACAGGAACAAAGATTATTGGAGCAAATAGGCAATAACTGTGATGGAAGAGATTCCCCAGAATATTTAGATGATGGTGATTCATTCCTAGCAGGAATGCAACTTCCTTCTAATAATCAAGTTAATTTTTCAA gttGTACAACTGCAGATACAAGTCCAAGAATTTCTCCTAGGTCACCTTTAAAATCTGTAGTGAGAGCTTTTCTACCCAACCAGCAACGTACTACT GTTCAAGTTAGACCAGGACAAACTGTTCGAGATGCTTTATTTAAAGCAATGAGAAGGCGGAAACTTACTCCTGACATGTGTGTAGTTTATAGGTGCAATGGAAA aaTGCGAGTTAATTGGGATGATGACATTAGTACATTAGAAGGCGAAGAAATTACTGTTGAAATTCGGGAGAGAATTCCTATTACTACTAGCATATCACATAATTtt GTTCGTAAAACTTTCTTTACTCTTGCATTCTGTGAATGCTGTAGGCGGTTACTTTTTCATGGTTTTCGATGTCAAACGTGTGGGTATCGCTTTCACCAAAGATGTGCAAATGGTGTTCCTACTCTTTGTCAACCTCTACGGGTAGAAAATAATTACTATAGATA TTTATTAGCTGGTGCAAGTGGTCCACAGCAGCCTCAAGAATATGCAACTCTTCCAAATCAGTATTTATATCCACAACCACCTGCTACTTCCCCTCCTCAAGCAGTACCCAGACCACACCCACCTCCGCTGGGTCAAAGAGAGCGATCAACTTCTGCTCCTAATGTTTGTTATAACATGGTCAACCAAACAGATTTGACATTAGAG GAGTTTTCCTCTAGACTAAGAGCTCAAGGCTCACAAG GTACAGCTGGTTTAGTACCTTACTGCCAAAGTGCTGCTACTATTGTCAGTTATAGTCCAAGCTCTAGTCCCACTAGAACGCAGAGTGCCCAGGGCTCTCCAACGAATAGCCACAAACCCTGGAGACCTCGTGCTCGGTCAGCTGATGAAAGCACAAGAAAaatc AGACCTCCTCGAGAATCTATTGAAGACTGGGAAATTCCTGCTAACGAAATTCAGACTGAGCACAGGATAGGCGCTGGATCATTTGGAACAGTTCATAAAGGACACTGGCATG GTCCTGTTGCTTTAAAGAAACTAAATGTTACCAATCCCACGCCAGCTCAACTTCAAGCATTCAAAAATGAGGTAGCAGTATTAAG GAAAACACGACATGTCAACATTTTATTGTTCATGGGTTATGTATCTCAACCTCAACTTACAATTGTAACACAGTGGTGTGAAGGTTCTACTCTATATAAACATCTTCATGTTCATGAACATAAGTTTGAGATGCTAGACCTGATTGATATTGCTCGACAAACGGCTCAAGGAATgga CTACCTACATGCAAAAAACATAATACacagagatttaaaatctaacA atatatttCTCCATGAAGATTTGACGACGGTTAAGATAGGTGATTTTGGTCTAGCGACTGTAAAAACGAGGTGGAGTGGATCTCAGCAGTTTCACCAACCTACAGGCTCAATATTATGGATG GCTCCAGAGGTGATCCGGATGAAAGATTTAAATCCATATTCCTTTCAGTCTGATGTATATGCTTTTGGTATTGTTTTATATGAACTTATAGCTGGACAGCTTCCATATTCTCATATTAATAATAAGGATCAG ATTCTTTTCATGGTAGGGCATGGCTATCTAATACCTGATCTTAGAAATACCAGGTCAGACACTCCCAAGGCTCTCAACAGACTAATCGAGGACTGTATTAAATTCAATAGAGATGAACGTCCTCTTTTTCGACAG ATATTAGCTTCTCTGGAATCTTTAGCTCGTTCCCTACCAAAGATTCATCGTAGTGCCTCCGAGCCTACTCTAAATCGCACGCATCTCCAATCTGAAGACTTCCTGTACATCTGTGCTTCTCCGAAAACTCCAATCAACAGTCAGTTTGGAGCATTTTCTTTCTTCTCTGCCGCAAATAATATATGA
- the LOC129228047 gene encoding serine/threonine-protein kinase A-Raf-like isoform X1: MAVVPQPVFNGSVPNLRLDSPDKYFEDEKSGLLMEELKNIRSMIRLTKGNLEALNARFAEYQHPPSMYITEYEDLTSKLNEFQIQEQRLLEQIGNNCDGRDSPEYLDDGDSFLAGMQLPSNNQVNFSSCTTADTSPRISPRSPLKSVVRAFLPNQQRTTVQVRPGQTVRDALFKAMRRRKLTPDMCVVYRCNGKMRVNWDDDISTLEGEEITVEIRERIPITTSISHNFVRKTFFTLAFCECCRRLLFHGFRCQTCGYRFHQRCANGVPTLCQPLRVENNYYRYLLAGASGPQQPQEYATLPNQYLYPQPPATSPPQAVPRPHPPPLGQRERSTSAPNVCYNMVNQTDLTLEEFSSRLRAQGSQGTAGLVPYCQSAATIVSYSPSSSPTRTQSAQGSPTNSHKPWRPRARSADESTRKIRPPRESIEDWEIPANEIQTEHRIGAGSFGTVHKGHWHGPVALKKLNVTNPTPAQLQAFKNEVAVLRKTRHVNILLFMGYVSQPQLTIVTQWCEGSTLYKHLHVHEHKFEMLDLIDIARQTAQGMDYLHAKNIIHRDLKSNNIFLHEDLTTVKIGDFGLATVKTRWSGSQQFHQPTGSILWMAPEVIRMKDLNPYSFQSDVYAFGIVLYELIAGQLPYSHINNKDQILFMVGHGYLIPDLRNTRSDTPKALNRLIEDCIKFNRDERPLFRQILASLESLARSLPKIHRSASEPTLNRTHLQSEDFLYICASPKTPINSQFGAFSFFSAANNI; encoded by the exons ATGGCGGTGGTTCCTCAACCAGTGTTCAATGGTTCTGTTCCAAATTTAAGATTGGATTCACCAGACAAATATTTTGAAGATGAAAAATCGGGACTGCTTATGGAAGAA TTAAAGAACATCAGAAGTATGATAAGATTAACAAAAGGAAATTTAGAAGCTTTAAATGCAAGATTTGCTGAATATCAACACCCCCCATCTATGTATATAAct GAATATGAAGATCTGACGAGCAAACTGAATGAATTTCAGATACAGGAACAAAGATTATTGGAGCAAATAGGCAATAACTGTGATGGAAGAGATTCCCCAGAATATTTAGATGATGGTGATTCATTCCTAGCAGGAATGCAACTTCCTTCTAATAATCAAGTTAATTTTTCAA gttGTACAACTGCAGATACAAGTCCAAGAATTTCTCCTAGGTCACCTTTAAAATCTGTAGTGAGAGCTTTTCTACCCAACCAGCAACGTACTACT GTTCAAGTTAGACCAGGACAAACTGTTCGAGATGCTTTATTTAAAGCAATGAGAAGGCGGAAACTTACTCCTGACATGTGTGTAGTTTATAGGTGCAATGGAAA aaTGCGAGTTAATTGGGATGATGACATTAGTACATTAGAAGGCGAAGAAATTACTGTTGAAATTCGGGAGAGAATTCCTATTACTACTAGCATATCACATAATTtt GTTCGTAAAACTTTCTTTACTCTTGCATTCTGTGAATGCTGTAGGCGGTTACTTTTTCATGGTTTTCGATGTCAAACGTGTGGGTATCGCTTTCACCAAAGATGTGCAAATGGTGTTCCTACTCTTTGTCAACCTCTACGGGTAGAAAATAATTACTATAGATA TTTATTAGCTGGTGCAAGTGGTCCACAGCAGCCTCAAGAATATGCAACTCTTCCAAATCAGTATTTATATCCACAACCACCTGCTACTTCCCCTCCTCAAGCAGTACCCAGACCACACCCACCTCCGCTGGGTCAAAGAGAGCGATCAACTTCTGCTCCTAATGTTTGTTATAACATGGTCAACCAAACAGATTTGACATTAGAG GAGTTTTCCTCTAGACTAAGAGCTCAAGGCTCACAAG GTACAGCTGGTTTAGTACCTTACTGCCAAAGTGCTGCTACTATTGTCAGTTATAGTCCAAGCTCTAGTCCCACTAGAACGCAGAGTGCCCAGGGCTCTCCAACGAATAGCCACAAACCCTGGAGACCTCGTGCTCGGTCAGCTGATGAAAGCACAAGAAAaatc AGACCTCCTCGAGAATCTATTGAAGACTGGGAAATTCCTGCTAACGAAATTCAGACTGAGCACAGGATAGGCGCTGGATCATTTGGAACAGTTCATAAAGGACACTGGCATG GTCCTGTTGCTTTAAAGAAACTAAATGTTACCAATCCCACGCCAGCTCAACTTCAAGCATTCAAAAATGAGGTAGCAGTATTAAG GAAAACACGACATGTCAACATTTTATTGTTCATGGGTTATGTATCTCAACCTCAACTTACAATTGTAACACAGTGGTGTGAAGGTTCTACTCTATATAAACATCTTCATGTTCATGAACATAAGTTTGAGATGCTAGACCTGATTGATATTGCTCGACAAACGGCTCAAGGAATgga CTACCTACATGCAAAAAACATAATACacagagatttaaaatctaacA atatatttCTCCATGAAGATTTGACGACGGTTAAGATAGGTGATTTTGGTCTAGCGACTGTAAAAACGAGGTGGAGTGGATCTCAGCAGTTTCACCAACCTACAGGCTCAATATTATGGATG GCTCCAGAGGTGATCCGGATGAAAGATTTAAATCCATATTCCTTTCAGTCTGATGTATATGCTTTTGGTATTGTTTTATATGAACTTATAGCTGGACAGCTTCCATATTCTCATATTAATAATAAGGATCAG ATTCTTTTCATGGTAGGGCATGGCTATCTAATACCTGATCTTAGAAATACCAGGTCAGACACTCCCAAGGCTCTCAACAGACTAATCGAGGACTGTATTAAATTCAATAGAGATGAACGTCCTCTTTTTCGACAG ATATTAGCTTCTCTGGAATCTTTAGCTCGTTCCCTACCAAAGATTCATCGTAGTGCCTCCGAGCCTACTCTAAATCGCACGCATCTCCAATCTGAAGACTTCCTGTACATCTGTGCTTCTCCGAAAACTCCAATCAACAGTCAGTTTGGAGCATTTTCTTTCTTCTCTGCCGCAAATAATATATGA